In the genome of Neodiprion pinetum isolate iyNeoPine1 chromosome 2, iyNeoPine1.2, whole genome shotgun sequence, one region contains:
- the PIG-Z gene encoding GPI mannosyltransferase 4 — MRYKNEYNRFLKDNTYPTSIKLNLVPYWLLAILRLALTLIPQIGYIHPDEYFQSIEVIAGEYFDIDVYRPWEYNATFPIRSILIPYLTIGIPYSVLNRISPYSYYVFGTTLKTPFSLVIFPRLLICALSFLSDYCLYKICYIYGQNYRTRLITYASSYVILIYATRTFSNTIELVLTSTLIYFVAKCMATSDEIVYEDDYLSEKYKRAGNVVDRVKYFKLRASLPSHSLNNCLILATITVVGIFNRPTFVAFAFAPIFFWLQRGLGSKNIGLGDFHIRIFTFVLCTVPTVILFILTDSFYFGYLTLSEIHNLQISMNNFVVTPLNFLKYNSVTKNLANHGLHPQFLHLLVNVPLLYNVLGFVGLFAFGNIIYRCLRGRWSELPRIQSIIGLMTASFILPILMLSVFPHQEPRFLIPVTLPLIFLHSQRIRHVSTVESVSSSNSDESKLAFRRNKNSTNKVLVVWYVVNIVLTFFYGFLHQGGVLPLVSHLAAELKAKPHATNVHLFTSHIYSIPTALLQLRNTRKTYVTREQRKYKLAKDFHLYEQGSENVEQIYQNIVDKIQECEKKLRTKKQPYRLYYALPATFLDEFTRFRLTNQSQVFLLKTVKTFRPHISIEKLPVLDFFYECNDMDDLEICTKKIVDNFLENFYKCFRQLGLVLLKIESSIPGDLIT, encoded by the exons ATGAGATACAAGAATGAGTACAATAGATTCCTGAAAGACAACACTTATCCTACGTCCATAAAATTGAATCTCGTTCCATACTGGCTCTTGGCTATTCTCCGCCTCGCTCTGACGCTAATACCACAGATCGGTTACATTCATCCTGATGAGTACTTTCAGTCCATCGAAGTAATAGCTG GTGAGTACTTCGATATCGACGTCTACAGACCATGGGAATACAACGCTACCTTTCCAATCAGGAGCATACTGATACCCTATTTGACAATTGGTATCCCATACTCAGTACTGAACAGAATATCTCCGTACTCATATTACGTATTCGGCACAACGCTGAAGACTCCGTTTTCCCTTGTCATATTCCCTAGGCTTTTGATATGCGCCCTTTCATTCCTGTCGGATTACTGCTTGTACAAGATCTGTTACATCTATGGACAGAACTACAGGACCCGGTTGATCACCTATGCTAGCTCCTATGTCATATTAATTTATGCCACTAGGACTTTCTCCAACACCATTGAACTCGTACTCACTTCTACCCTGATCTATTTCGTTGCAAAGTGCATGGCCACTTCCGACGAG ATTGTTTACGAGGATGACTATCTAtcggaaaaatataaaagagcTGGAAACGTCGTCGATCGTGTCAAGTATTTCAAGCTACGTGCGTCTCTGCCAAGTCATTCGTTGAACAATTGTTTAATCCTGGCAACAATAACTGTTGTTGGTATTTTTAACCGCCCAACATTCGTCGCTTTTGCATTTGCTCCAATTTTCTTTTGGCTACAGCGCGGACTTGGTTCGAAGAACATCGGACTTGGCGACTTTCACATAAGGATATTCACTTTTGTACTTTGCACCGTACCTACGGTTATCCTTTTTATATTAACGGACAGTTTTTATTTCGGTTATTTGACTCTGAGTGAGATACATAATCTACAGATAAGCATGAACAATTTCGTCGTTACTCCTCTAAACTTTTTGAAATACAATTCCGTTACTAAAAATCTCGCAAATCACGGTTTGCATCCTCAATTCCTTCATCTACTGGTCAATGTTCCTTTGCTCTATAACGTGCTCGGTTTTGTTGGGTTATTCGCATTCGGCAACATAATTTACAG GTGTCTAAGAGGTCGCTGGTCAGAATTGCCCCGTATTCAGAGCATCATTGGCCTGATGACAGCATCTTTTATCCTGCCAATCCTGATGCTGTCTGTCTTCCCCCATCAGGAACCGAGATTCCTGATACCGGTCACATTGCcgttgatatttttacattcgcAGAGAATACGCCACGTCTCAACAGTAGAGAGTGTTTCTTCGTCAAATAGCGACGAGTCAAAATTAGCATTCAGGCGAAATAAGAATAGCACTAACAAAGTGCTGGTTGTCTGGTACGTTGTGAACATAGTTTTGACCTTCTTCTACGGTTTTCTTCACCAGGGTGGCGTGTTGCCTCTTGTTTCACACTTGGCGGCGGAGCTCAAGGCCAAGCCGCACGCAACAAATGTTCATTTATTCACTTCGCACATTTATTCCATACCCACAGCATTGTTACAACTCCGCAATACACGAAAAACTTATGTAACACGGGAACAACGAAAGTACAAGCTTGCCAAAGATTTTCACCTGTATGAACAGGGCTCAGAAAATGTCGAACAAATATACCAGAACATCGTGGATAAGATACAAGAgtgtgaaaagaaattgagaaCCAAGAAACAGCCCTATAGACTCTATTACGCTTTGCCTGCTACGTTTTTAGACGAGTTTACTAGGTTCAGATTGACGAACCAATCTCAAGTATTCCTGTTGAAAACTGTTAAGACCTTTCGTCCTCATATTTCCATCGAAAAGCTACCAgtgttagattttttttacgaatgtAATGACATGGATGATCTAGAGATTTGTACAAAGAAAATTGTAGacaattttttagaaaacttttacaaatGCTTTCGTCAGTTAGGTTTAGTgctattgaaaattgaatcttCTATCCCTGGCGATTTAATCACGTAA
- the LOC124213257 gene encoding dynein assembly factor with WD repeat domains 1, producing the protein MKLLKFLLRYFPPGIALEYQQGGNIKTKMIDLLDLTANTDVKALAESIKAAEPIITDGVTEQLVETLQKLQSKVCDGNFKRYYKYKTLQTHLLPLTNIAFDKLGKRCLTGSYDRTCKVWDIDSGTELLTLEGHKNVVYAVSFNNPKADKIMTGSFDKTANIWCSQTGHCLLSMWGHDAEVVVVQFSPTQNRVATASMDATAKIFHLGSGQELGTLKGHTAEVIALRYNNDGNEVITGAFDGTISVWDTRTMQRTSVLTGHYEEISNCHYNFDCSLIASSSMDKTAKVWDARMNSCLATIRGHEDEVLDLSFDNKGKKLATASSDATVRVWDLSANFEQIAVMSGHREEVSKVCFSPNGHQLLTSSMDRTARLWSLETGCCVQTLNGHTDDVFSCAFSYTGDTIVTASKDNTCMIWR; encoded by the exons ATGAAGttactaaaatttttacttcgctACTTTCCGCCAG GTATAGCTCTTGAGTACCAGCAAGGCGGAAATATCAAAACGAAGATGATAGATCTTCTGGATTTGACTGCTaa CACAGACGTAAAAGCCCTAGCTGAGAGTATAAAAGCTGCGGAGCCGATCATAACTGATGGTGTAACTGAGCAGTTGGTAGAAACATTGCAGAAACTTCAGTCCAAGGTCTGTGATGGGAATTTTAAGCGTTACTACAAGTACAAGACCCTGCAAACTCATCTGCTACCTCTGACAAACATCGCGTTTGATAAATTAGGTAAAAG ATGCCTGACGGGCAGCTATGACCGAACTTGTAAAGTTTGGGACATTGACAGTGGAACGGAGCTTCTTACTCTCGAAGGCCACAAGAACGTAGTGTACGCAGTATCCTTCAACAATCCCAAGGC GGACAAAATAATGACCGGATCTTTCGACAAGACTGCAAACATATGGTGCTCCCAAACTGGCCACTGTTTGCTCAGCATGTGGGGCCACGACGCGGAAGTTGTGGTTGTTCAATTCTCGCCGACACAAAACCGCGTGGCTACTGCCTCGATGGACGCCacagcgaaaatttttcatttaggATCTG GTCAAGAATTAGGTACTTTAAAAGGACACACTGCAGAGGTGATAGCTCTTCGTTACAACAACGATGGTAATGAAGTAATCACAGGCGCGTTTGATGGAACTATAAGCGTTTGGGACACTCGAACCATGCA ACGGACGAGCGTCTTGACAGGTCACTACGAAGAAATATCGAACTGTCACTACAATTTTGACTGTTCGCTGATCGCTTCGTCTTCCATGGACAAAACTGCCAAGGTTTGGGACGCCCGGATGAATTCTTGTCTTGCAACGATTCGCGGTCACGAGGACGAGGTTTTGGATCTGAGCTTCGACAACAagggtaaaaaattagccacTGCCAGCAGCGACGCAACTGTTCGAGTTTGGGATCTTTCTGCCAACTTTGAACAAATCGCTGTCATGTCTGGGCATCGTGAGGAAGTATCTAAGG TGTGCTTCAGTCCAAACGGCCATCAATTACTAACATCATCGATGGACCGAACCGCTCGATTGTGGTCTCTTGAAACCGGATGTTGCGTACAGACGCTGAACGGCCATACCGACGACGTTTTCAGCTGCGCATTTTCATACACCGGAGACACAATAGTAACTGCAAGTAAGGATAACACTTGCATGATCTGGAGGTGA
- the Oatp26F gene encoding solute carrier organic anion transporter family member 4A1 isoform X1: MRDKFAFSNSAMSSDVLETVSANIPSETFPENLPKKPEARLEIDNETLPPENTAVQQKCGWFWLRPNCLQKFRTAKWALFWLCWAGAVQGMVVNGFVNVVITTIERKFGLRSSETGLIAGGYDIASFLLLVPITYLGGRSNASKPRYIGIGVLVLSLGCLLFASPHFLVGTYRAGRQYENLCQRVTNTSALQTAACDSASKETDLEAPRGLYLAIFLLAQLLHGAGAAPLFTLGVTYIDENVSKKMSSVYLGIYYTMAILGPALGYVIGGELLQIYTDFLVVDPASVGMTPDSNVWIGAWWIGFLAAGLISLVIAIPLLAFPPSLPGSEELAKERVSEAHVCQSDTPSSAGTGGVEVFTKLKELPKALTALLKNPAFFMLNLAGASEGLLIAGFAAFLPKLIENQFSVTASSAALLMGLVTVPAGGGGTFLGGYLVKHWNLQCAGILKFCLIATAGCIVFTMCFALSCANLEFAGVTVPYHNTARKPLSLESSCNIGCGCSKSEFDPLCGADGITYYSPCHAGCHDEMPINDLKIYNNCNCIHGPSANLSIYGGSEHVTYEAINTTCPSACGHLWPFVILAFCNMFLTFLCTMPALSSTLRVVHDEERSFALGIQWIKVRVLGTIPAPMIFGTLIDETCILWHESCEGRGACLVYDNRYMSRYMLALAFIGKAASLLFFFMAWWFYVPPGGRRITTENRQETVSTVALSEPIEVVQLSNQKISSAIES, from the exons ATGAGGGATAAATTCGCGTTCAGCAAT TCGGCGATGTCGTCGGACGTGCTCGAAACCGTCTCAGCAAATATACCATCAGAAACATTTCCCGAAAATCTTCCAAAGAAGCCTGAAGCGCGACTGGAAATCGACAATGAAACCCTGCCTCCTGAAAATACAGCGGTGCAACAAAAATGCGGATGGTTTTGGCTGAGGCCGAACTGTCTGCAAAAGTTTCGCACAGCGAAATGGGCACTTTTTTGGCTTTGTTGGGCCGGCGCAGTGCAAG GAATGGTGGTTAACGGTTTCGTCAACGTTGTCATCACAACGATAGAGCGAAAATTTGGGCTTAGGTCTTCTGAAACGGGGCTTATAGCCGGTGGATATGACATCGCCAGTTTTCTACTCCTTGTTCCTATCACTTACCTAGGCGGACGATCAAACGCCTCAAAGCCCAG GTATATTGGAATCGGTGTCCTCGTTCTGAGTCTAGGTTGCTTGTTATTCGCATCGCCACATTTCTTAGTCGGTACCTACAGAGCGGGTCGTCAATATGAGAATCTCTGCCAACGAGTCACGAATACTTCAGCGCTGCAAACG GCGGCATGCGACAGTGCATCCAAGGAAACCGACTTGGAAGCTCCGCGTGGTTTGTACCTGGCCATCTTCTTGCTCGCTCAGCTGTTACACGGGGCTGGAGCTGCGCCGCTTTTCACTCTTGGAGTGACATACATTGATGAAAATGTCTCGAAGAAAATGTCTTCGGTTTACCTTG GTATTTACTACACCATGGCTATACTCGGGCCAGCCTTGGGATACGTCATCGGAGGCGAATTACTCCAAATTTATACCGACTTCCTCGTCGTCGACCCAGCCTC GGTGGGCATGACACCGGATAGTAACGTCTGGATCGGTGCATGGTGGATCGGTTTCCTAGCAGCAGGATTGATATCCTTGGTTATAGCTATTCCGCTGTTGGCTTTTCCGCCAAGTCTGCCAG GATCAGAAGAGCTGGCAAAGGAACGAGTTTCCGAAGCGCACGTGTGTCAATCTGATACACCTTCATCTGCGGGGACTGGTGGAGTGGAGGTTTTCACAAAACTTAAGGAGCTGCCTAAAGCTCTGACGGCTCTCCTTAAGAATCCGGCATTTTTTATGCTAAACTTGGCTGGGGCAAGCGAAGGACTTCTCATTGCCGGGTTCGCCGCCTTTCTACCCAAGCTTATTGAAAATCAGTTCAGCGTCACTGCCAGTTCGGCGGCTTTGCTTATGG GATTAGTCACGGTCCCAGCTGGAGGTGGAGGTACCTTCCTTGGCGGTTATCTGGTGAAGCACTGGAACCTTCAGTGCGCTGGCATCTTGAAGTTCTGTCTGATCGCCACGGCGGGTTGCATTGTTTTCACGATGTGCTTCGCTCTGAGTTGTGCAAACCTAGAGTTTGCTGGAGTGACGGTGCCCTACCACAACACGGCTAG gAAGCCATTGTCTCTGGAAAGCAGCTGCAACATTGGATGCGGATGTTCGAAATCAGAATTTGACCCGCTTTGCGGCGCTGACGGAATTACGTATTATTCGCCGTGCCATGCCGGGTGCCACGATGAAATGCCGATCAATGACTTGAAA ATTTACAACAATTGCAATTGCATCCACGGCCCGTCAGCGAATCTCTCGATATATGGCGGTTCTGAGCACGTGACTTACGAGGCAATAAACACAACGTGCCCTAGTGCTTGTGGCCATCTGTGGCCCTTCGTGATACTCGCCTTCTGCAACATGTTTCTGACATTCCTCTGCACTATGCCTGCCCTGTCATCGACGCTCAGAGTCGTCCACGACGAGGAACGGTCATTTGCCCTGGGCATACAGTGGATCAAGGTTCGAGTCCTCGGAACCATACCAGCCCCCATGATTTTCGGCACCCTGATTGACGAGACTTGCATCCTTTGGCATGAGTCGTGCGAGGGCAGAGGGGCTTGCCTCGTTTACGACAATCGGTACATGAGTCG GTACATGTTAGCTCTGGCGTTCATAGGTAAAGCAGCAtcccttttatttttctttatggCATGGTGGTTCTATGTACCGCCAGGGGGAAGAAGAATTACTACGGAAAATAGGCAGGAGACCGTTTCAACTGTGGCGCTGAGCGAACCGATCGAAGTTGTACAGCTATCAAATCAGAAAATTTCGTCGGCTATAGAATCGTAA
- the Oatp26F gene encoding solute carrier organic anion transporter family member 4A1 isoform X2 has translation MRMVLAEAELSAKVSHSEMGTFLALLGRRSARYIGIGVLVLSLGCLLFASPHFLVGTYRAGRQYENLCQRVTNTSALQTAACDSASKETDLEAPRGLYLAIFLLAQLLHGAGAAPLFTLGVTYIDENVSKKMSSVYLGIYYTMAILGPALGYVIGGELLQIYTDFLVVDPASVGMTPDSNVWIGAWWIGFLAAGLISLVIAIPLLAFPPSLPGSEELAKERVSEAHVCQSDTPSSAGTGGVEVFTKLKELPKALTALLKNPAFFMLNLAGASEGLLIAGFAAFLPKLIENQFSVTASSAALLMGLVTVPAGGGGTFLGGYLVKHWNLQCAGILKFCLIATAGCIVFTMCFALSCANLEFAGVTVPYHNTARKPLSLESSCNIGCGCSKSEFDPLCGADGITYYSPCHAGCHDEMPINDLKIYNNCNCIHGPSANLSIYGGSEHVTYEAINTTCPSACGHLWPFVILAFCNMFLTFLCTMPALSSTLRVVHDEERSFALGIQWIKVRVLGTIPAPMIFGTLIDETCILWHESCEGRGACLVYDNRYMSRYMLALAFIGKAASLLFFFMAWWFYVPPGGRRITTENRQETVSTVALSEPIEVVQLSNQKISSAIES, from the exons ATGCGGATGGTTTTGGCTGAGGCCGAACTGTCTGCAAAAGTTTCGCACAGCGAAATGGGCACTTTTTTGGCTTTGTTGGGCCGGCGCAGTGCAAG GTATATTGGAATCGGTGTCCTCGTTCTGAGTCTAGGTTGCTTGTTATTCGCATCGCCACATTTCTTAGTCGGTACCTACAGAGCGGGTCGTCAATATGAGAATCTCTGCCAACGAGTCACGAATACTTCAGCGCTGCAAACG GCGGCATGCGACAGTGCATCCAAGGAAACCGACTTGGAAGCTCCGCGTGGTTTGTACCTGGCCATCTTCTTGCTCGCTCAGCTGTTACACGGGGCTGGAGCTGCGCCGCTTTTCACTCTTGGAGTGACATACATTGATGAAAATGTCTCGAAGAAAATGTCTTCGGTTTACCTTG GTATTTACTACACCATGGCTATACTCGGGCCAGCCTTGGGATACGTCATCGGAGGCGAATTACTCCAAATTTATACCGACTTCCTCGTCGTCGACCCAGCCTC GGTGGGCATGACACCGGATAGTAACGTCTGGATCGGTGCATGGTGGATCGGTTTCCTAGCAGCAGGATTGATATCCTTGGTTATAGCTATTCCGCTGTTGGCTTTTCCGCCAAGTCTGCCAG GATCAGAAGAGCTGGCAAAGGAACGAGTTTCCGAAGCGCACGTGTGTCAATCTGATACACCTTCATCTGCGGGGACTGGTGGAGTGGAGGTTTTCACAAAACTTAAGGAGCTGCCTAAAGCTCTGACGGCTCTCCTTAAGAATCCGGCATTTTTTATGCTAAACTTGGCTGGGGCAAGCGAAGGACTTCTCATTGCCGGGTTCGCCGCCTTTCTACCCAAGCTTATTGAAAATCAGTTCAGCGTCACTGCCAGTTCGGCGGCTTTGCTTATGG GATTAGTCACGGTCCCAGCTGGAGGTGGAGGTACCTTCCTTGGCGGTTATCTGGTGAAGCACTGGAACCTTCAGTGCGCTGGCATCTTGAAGTTCTGTCTGATCGCCACGGCGGGTTGCATTGTTTTCACGATGTGCTTCGCTCTGAGTTGTGCAAACCTAGAGTTTGCTGGAGTGACGGTGCCCTACCACAACACGGCTAG gAAGCCATTGTCTCTGGAAAGCAGCTGCAACATTGGATGCGGATGTTCGAAATCAGAATTTGACCCGCTTTGCGGCGCTGACGGAATTACGTATTATTCGCCGTGCCATGCCGGGTGCCACGATGAAATGCCGATCAATGACTTGAAA ATTTACAACAATTGCAATTGCATCCACGGCCCGTCAGCGAATCTCTCGATATATGGCGGTTCTGAGCACGTGACTTACGAGGCAATAAACACAACGTGCCCTAGTGCTTGTGGCCATCTGTGGCCCTTCGTGATACTCGCCTTCTGCAACATGTTTCTGACATTCCTCTGCACTATGCCTGCCCTGTCATCGACGCTCAGAGTCGTCCACGACGAGGAACGGTCATTTGCCCTGGGCATACAGTGGATCAAGGTTCGAGTCCTCGGAACCATACCAGCCCCCATGATTTTCGGCACCCTGATTGACGAGACTTGCATCCTTTGGCATGAGTCGTGCGAGGGCAGAGGGGCTTGCCTCGTTTACGACAATCGGTACATGAGTCG GTACATGTTAGCTCTGGCGTTCATAGGTAAAGCAGCAtcccttttatttttctttatggCATGGTGGTTCTATGTACCGCCAGGGGGAAGAAGAATTACTACGGAAAATAGGCAGGAGACCGTTTCAACTGTGGCGCTGAGCGAACCGATCGAAGTTGTACAGCTATCAAATCAGAAAATTTCGTCGGCTATAGAATCGTAA